A single window of Eleginops maclovinus isolate JMC-PN-2008 ecotype Puerto Natales chromosome 19, JC_Emac_rtc_rv5, whole genome shotgun sequence DNA harbors:
- the rpap1 gene encoding RNA polymerase II-associated protein 1 translates to MLRRPKPTDSEADLLREQEKFLASGAQSAASVVRRPDKRRGYSGGEGGEHNEKSDEERQRDVVTIEDLPDELPSLTPAPPKKSRFKAGRVTFEDEDAGETLNRHDTHVTAVLSRIIERDTRSTPISLPALTGMAFPKVMHRSETSTQVQQSSAGGKRSIFALQIAAQRIKEGKLPLHCEPKSPHTHEHREHNLQPETSMDTDDPASSAPSLLSGQGLGVPDSSGETMRIHRENQAKLQAMSKSEILQEQRRLLTQLDPTLVNFVRSRKAKSIPSSASTSEKQPQGKSSKDNFPLENLSRESDSSSAALLLQKPQEVEMEGEEEEEVQPQPPPAVREEDLLLKPQKNWVHMDKLEPEKLEWMKDMPAPRGKGTKKAMQARFDFAGTLIPPMQDLPTHLGLHHHGEEPERAGYSLQELFLLSRSQLIQQRSLAISTLANILSKARAGEYLSVLKDSVVSTLLDAGLLFLLRFALDDGVEGVMSAAVHALKALLVCAEDEECLDCTFSWFRGLASFPLLPSTQEEEEEEDEGLPENMKFTAKEREERKSDHDVARQDVVKGLLKMKLLPRLRYILEVVRPSPPVVQNVLQILTRIARHSSSSATKLLDCPRLMETVLSEFLPSSWTPPSSPLPQSVYGLPLASTMKLLRVLATSGRHACARLINSFGVKARLPCLLSVEPSELLLEPAEALRITTEAFRLWAVAAGYGQACKLYIDLYPSLANALQSFHKVLAPSDPLLPLQLQRVLALLSLLTQVTHTAGCHQELQAGMVSSQGEECPPPPPVSWGHVTGLQASLLGHLKGFVKSLDNPLQQESSLAVIPAYLTYLEAYYHQFSRQGCFKPVDTLQELELLTSEVLLPLLSHHAVQRLMKNLKSSSVVCNDQSNPPGPELTPSLPGLACPGWRDRPGPVAPSSPLPLLTGLGLLLETITGIHKGLSSKFAGLLLSEPVVGYLRICSQATPALSQTGAWLLRHEHHLLYLLLRLAHRLVPVDPEVSKHASLYHQVALVLLPWLLPGSEYLGHELLSNIVFSKDFISEGHSGGPEAVELGELKLQEENQHSSSPSLQTVGALLREACVQLPSIRGCFLTQLAYLESSVLTSRDALLGRNPWISSHLLPELTGPTVPSDWPYLPLVSLYERTGVSDAGGLAVEELPQWALQAVTHCLQWLLLLEVWREDALKVIPPVAKLARLSCVFLCSSDLFLERAVQKLTWGLFRLLTRRSKLDSLDLNVPPPGLASFQDLYTALLTQYEAVSFGDRLFGCWLLLPLQRRYSTTMRLAVFGEHVGMLRSLGVTLEQLSIPIERFTSPPEDSLPLLHLYFRSLVTGTLKPRWCPVLYVVTLSHVNSFIFSQDAAAQEVEAARQSMLRKIYYLTDEVLRKHLLLFRLPQQNSEFGFDMFEQLPPMRAKRLESIVKLQDGSEDKGD, encoded by the exons ATGTTGCGGCGTCCCAAGCCAACTGACTCTGAGGCAGACCTCCTCAGAGAGCAGGAGAAGTTTCTGGCCTCTGGTGCTCAATCTGCCGCCAGTGTGGTCCGCCGTCCTGACAAGAGGAGAGGCTActctggaggagaaggaggggagcATAATGAGAAGAGTGatgaagaaagacagagagatgtTGTCACTATAGAAG ATCTTCCAGACGAACTCCCGTCTCTGACGCCAGCCCCTCCCAAGAAGTCTCGCTTCAAAGCTGGTCGGGTCACTTTTGAGGATGAGGATGCTGGGGAGACGCTGAACAGACATGACACTCACGTCACTGCTGTGCTCTCCAGGATCATT GAGAGAGATACCCGCTCTACTCCAATATCTCTACCAGCACTTACAGGCATGGCTTTCCCCAAAGTAATGCACCGCTCAGAAACCAGCACTCAG GTGCAACAATCTTCAGCTGGTGGGAAGAGGAGTATCTTTGCACTTCAGATTGCAGCTCAGAGAATCAAGGAGGGAAAGCTACCTTTACATTGTGAACCTaaatctccacacacacatgaacatagAGAGCACAACCTGCAGCCTGAGACCAGCATGGATACAGATGATC CTGCATCTTCAGCTCCCAGCCTGCTCTCTGGTCAGGGGCTTGGGGTCCCAGATAGCTCAGGAGAGACGATGAGGATCCACAGGGAGAACCAAGCGAAGCTCCAGGCCATGTCCAAGTCTGAGATACTACAGGAGCAGAGGAGACTTTTAACTCAGCTTG ATCCTACACTGGTGAACTTTGTTAGATCTCGAAAAGCCAAGAGCATCCCGTCCTCTGCCTCGACATCCGAAAAACAACCCCAGGGCAAAAGCAGCAAGGACAATTTTCCTCTTGAAAATCTGAGCAGAGAGTCAGACTCCTCcagtgctgctctgctgcttcagAAACCCCAGGAAGTGGAgatggaaggagaggaggaggaggaagtgcaACCACAACCACCACCTGCTGTGAGAG AGGAGGATCTGCTTCTGAAGCCTCAGAAGAATTGGGTCCACATGGATAAGCTGGAGCCGGAGAAGCTGGAGTGGATGAAAGACATGCCTGCACCCAGAGGGAAAGGAACCAAGAAG GCCATGCAGGCTCGGTTTGACTTTGCAGGGACTTTGATTCCACCCATGCAGGATTTGCCCACTCATTTAGGCCTGCACCACCACGGAGAGGAGCCTGAG CGGGCAGGTTACTCCCTGCAGGAACTGTTCCTGCTGTCTCGGAGTCAGCTCATCCAGCAGAGGAGTCTGGCCATCAGCACTCTGGCTAACATCCTCTCAAAG GCCCGTGCCGGGGAGTACCTGTCAGTTCTGAAAGACAGCGTGGTGTCCACTCTGCTCGACGCCGGCCTGCTCTTCCTGCTGCGCTTTGCCTTGGACGACGGTGTGGAGGGTGTGATGTCTGCAGCTGTGCATGCACTCAAAGCACTTCTCGTCTGTGCAGAGGATGAA GAGTGTTTGGACTGCACCTTTTCCTGGTTCCGCGGACTGGCCTCCTTCCCTCTGCTGCCATCTacgcaggaggaggaagaagaggaagatgaaggtCTGCCAGAAAATATGAAGTTCACAGctaaggagagggaggagaggaagagcgaCCATGATGTTGCTAGGCAGGATGTTGTCAAG ggCCTGCTCAAGATGAAACTGCTCCCGAGGCTGCGTTACATCCTAGAGGTGGTCCGACCATCTCCTCCTGTGGTCCAGAATGTCCTCCAGATCCTGACTCGTATCGCCAGGCACTCCTCTTCATCTGCCACCAAG TTGCTTGACTGTCCTCGCTTGATGGAGACGGTGTTGTCAGAGTTCCTTCCCTCTTCCTGGACCCCGccatcttctcctcttcctcagtctGTTTACGGACTCCCACTTGCCAGCACAATGAAGCTGTTGCGAGTATTAGCTACCTCTGGAAGACATGCCTGTGCCAGACTG ATAAACTCTTTTGGTGTGAAGGCGCGTCTGCCTTGTCTGCTGAGTGTGGAGCCcagtgagctgctgctggaacCGGCCGAGGCCCTCAGGATCACCACTGAGGCTTTCAGGCTGTGGGCTGTGGCAGCCGGCTATGGCCAGGCCTGCAAACTATACAT AGATCTGTATCCAAGCTTAGCGAATGCGCTACAGTCGTTCCACAAAGTCCTGGCCCCCTCCGAccctctgctgcctctgcagCTCCAGCGGGTCCTGgctctgctctctctgctcacacaggtcacacacacCGCTGGCTGCCACCAGGAGCTGCAGGCCGGTATGGTCAG CTCTCAGGGAGAAGAgtgccctcctcctcctccagtgtCTTGGGGTCATGTTACAGGGTTGCAGGCATCCTTGTTGGGACATCTGAAGGGTTTTGTGAAGAGCCTTGATAATCCCCTTCAGCAGGAGAGCAGCCTGGCAGTGATTCCAGCTTACCTGACCTACCTAGAGGCTTACTACCATCAGTTCTCCAGACAG GGCTGTTTCAAGCCAGTGGACACTCTTCAAGAGCTGGAGCTGTTGACGTCCGAGGTGCTACTCCCGCTGCTGTCCCATCATGCTGTTCAAAGACTGATGAAGAACCTAAA GTCTTCCTCAGTAGTGTGTAATGATCAGTCTAATCCTCCGGGCCCAGAGCTGACCCCCAGCCTCCCCGGTTTGGCCTGCCCAGGATGGAGGGACCGCCCAGGGCCGGTTGCTCCCAGCTCCCCCTTGCCTCTCCTCACAGGCCTGGGTCTGCTCCTGGAAACCATCACAGGCATCCACAAAGGCCTTAGCAGCAAG TTCGCTGGTCTCCTCCTGTCAGAGCCTGTGGTTGGTTACCTGCGGATTTGCAGTCAGGCTACGCCCGCTCTGTCTCAAACCGGAGCCTGGCTTCTCCGTCATGAACACCACCTCCTCTACCTGCTGCTCCGGCTGGCACACAGACTG GTGCCGGTTGATCCAGAAGTATCCAAGCACGCCTCGCTGTACCACCAGGTAGCGCTGGTTCTGCTGCCGTGGTTATTACCAGGCAGTGAATATCTGGGACATGAACTGCTGTCCAACATAGTCTTCAGCAAGGACTTTATATC TGAGGGCCACAGCGGAGGACCTGAAGCCGTAGAGCTGGGCGAGCTGAAGCTCCAGGAGGAGAACCAACACAGCTCCTCCCCCTCACTGCAGACCGTCGGAGCTCTCCTGAGAGAAGCCTGCGTGCAGCTGCCCTCCATACGAGGCTGCTTCCTCACTCAGCTGGCTTACCTGGAGTCGTCCGTGCTGACGTCCCGGGACGCTCTCCTCGGCCGCAATCCCTGGATCAGCTCCCATCTCCTCCCTGAGCTCACTGGTCCCACCGTGCCTTCCGATTGGCCCTACCTCCCGCTGGTCAGCCTGTATGAGCGGACAGGGGTGTCGGACGCTGGAGGGTTGGCGGTGGAAGAACTCCCTCAGTGGGCTCTGCAGGCCGTGACCCACTGTCTGcagtggctgctgctgctggaggtctgGAGGGAGGATGCACTGAAG GTGATCCCTCCCGTCGCCAAGCTTGCCCGcctctcctgtgtgttcctgtgttccagTGACCTGTTCCTGGAGAGAGCAGTGCAGAAACTGACCTGGGGTCTGTTCAGACTCCTGACCAG GCGATCCAAGCTGGACTCTTTGGACCTGAACGTCCCTCCTCCGGGTCTCGCCTCCTTCCAGGACTTGTACACGGCCCTTCTGACCCAGTATGAAGCTGTGTCCTTTGGAGACCGGCTCTTTGGGTGCTGGTTGCTCTTACCTCTCCAGAGGAGGTACAGCACCACCATGAGGCTGGCTGTGTTCGGGGAACATGTGGGAATGCTGAGGTCACTGGGAGTCACTCTGGAACAA CTCTCCATCCCTATTGAGCGGTTCACCTCCCCCCCTGAAGACTCCCTCCCTCTACTCCACCTCTACTTCCGCTCTTTGGTAACGGGGACCCTGAAGCCCCGCTGGTGTCCGGTCTTATACGTGGTTACCTTGTCACACGTCAACTCCTTCATTTTCTCTCaggatgctgcagcacag GAAGTTGAAGCTGCAAGACAGAGCATGCTGAGAAAAATCTACTACCTGACAGATGAG GTTCTGAGGAAGCACTTGCTGCTCTTCCGTCTGCCACAACAGAACTCAGAGTTTGGCTTCGATATGTTCGAGCAGTTGCCTCCCATGAGAGCAAAACGTTTGGAGAGCATCGTGAAACTGCAGGACGGTAGTGAAGACAAAGGTGACTGA